The following coding sequences lie in one Gadus macrocephalus chromosome 1, ASM3116895v1 genomic window:
- the fgd1 gene encoding LOW QUALITY PROTEIN: FYVE, RhoGEF and PH domain-containing protein 1 (The sequence of the model RefSeq protein was modified relative to this genomic sequence to represent the inferred CDS: deleted 2 bases in 1 codon) produces the protein MTGFVFCCAMYMDKTSLLRGPSSPSLLSKSLPLDPSDPPSLDPSGPSSLDPSGPPSLEPSCSEDQDRGPGPPPPPVQPEPPEPEEAAQLSGGPAPQTRSRPAPGPKPRVPPKPAYLQQKSGLRPRPLACQPLPSLPREGRGPESPPPAGVLSLIEKFEREQLIVVPLRLPAPSPPPPSSSSAPPPEAEVKGQAEVKGQAEVKGQAEEDEAEDEDEAKDEEREKRLSRESGYSASERHLDPLVTMEMRDEEQLGSSQSDATCERLSLPQPHTEGKAANRDSGIDSISSPSHSEELCFAGGEEGGGAFHRSHAPPRLSSSSSCGGEEGGGGAMGRALSEDGDSDLDEVEEITLVLPAELSVSQRVFNIANELLHTEIAYVSKLHLLDQVFCAQLMEESRSRASFPPDVVQGIFSNICSIYCFHQQFLLPALQKRMEEWHVNPCLGDILQKLAPFLKMYGEYVKNFETAMELLTSWTQRSAPFRTIIQDIQREERCGSLSLQHHMLEPVQRIPRYELLLKDYLHRLPPHAPDYRDTQKSLELIATAAEHSNAAIKKMERMRKLLMVYELLGGEEDIVSPSNELVKEGHILKLSNKNGTSQDRYLILFNDRLLYCVPKLRLIGQKFGVRARIYVEGMELKETSSVAVPRTFLVSGKQRSLELQARTEEEKKDWIKAIQEVIQRHEQTVESFRNNESTPPHSPVELGRRAPTPIREKEVTLCMTCQEPFNSITKRRHHCRACGHVVCGKCSEFRARLSYDQPNNRTNRVCVDCYATLLGVPPPPATLANLTQRRRSILEKQASLAAENSVMCSCLYYQERGGGRGWQKAWFIIPEKEPLVLYIYGAPQDVKAQRSVPLIGWQVSLPESCDRRHAFKMTQSHMTLLFSAEREELQTRWMDVLSRAAKGEEPVNHSPIAECLDEEGEEPAAENT, from the exons ATGACAGGATTTGTATTTTGCTGCGCGATGTATATGGACAAGACCAGTCTGCTGCGGG gtccCTCCTCTCCCAGCTTGTTATCAAAGAGTCTCCCCTTGGACCCCTccgaccccccctccctggaccCCTCCGGCCCCTCCTCCCTGGACCCCTctggccccccctccctggaaCCCTCCTGCTCTGAAGACCAGGACCGCGGTCCaggtcccccacccccccctgtgCAGCCAGAACCCCCGGAGCCAGAAGAAGCGGCACAACTCTCGGGGGGGCCAGCACCTCAGACCAGGAGCAGACCCGCCCCGGGGCCCAAACCACGAG TTCCGCCCAAGCCGGCCTATCTGCAGCAGAAGTCAGGAttgaggccacgccccctggcCTGTCAGCCCCTCCCATCTCTtcccagggaggggaggggccccGAGAGTCCGCCCCCTGCGGGAGTCCTGTCACTCATCGAGAAGTTTGAAAG ggaacAGCTCATTGTGGTTCCTCTCAGACTCCCTGCtccgtcacctcctccaccatcctcatcctcagccCCTCCCCCGGAGGCGGAGGTCAAAGGGCAggcggaggtcaaaggtcaggcggaggtcaaaggtcaggcagaggaggatgaggctgaggatgaggatgaggctaAGGATGAAGAACGTGAGAAGCGTCTGTCTCGGGAGTCGGGTTACAGCGCCTCCGAGAGACACCTGGACCCTCTGGTTACCATGGAGATGAGGGAtgaggagcagctggggagcagccaatcagatgcaaCGTGCGAGCGCTtgtccctcccccagccccacacAGAGGGCAAGGCGGCCAATCGGGACAGCGGCATCGACAGCATCAGCTCCCCCTCCCACAGCGAGGAGCTCTGCTTCGCTggcggagaggaggggggcggggccttccATCGCAGCCACGCCCCCCCGCGCctctctagctcctcctcctgtggaggggaagagggtgggggcggggccatggGGCGGGCCCTATCTGAGGACGGAGACAGTGACCTGGACGAGGTTGAAGAGATCACCCTGGTCCTACCTGCCGAG CTGTCTGTCAGCCAGAGGGTCTTCAACATAGCCAATGAGCTGCTCCACACCGAGATCGCCTACGTGTCTAAGCTCCACCTCCTGGACCAG gTATTTTGTGCCCAGCTCATGGAGGAGTCTCGATCTCGCGCCTCCTTCCCTCCAGATGTGGTGCAGGGGATCTTCTCCAACATCTGCTCCATCTACTGCTTCCACCAGCAGTTCCTTCTGCCAGCGCTGCAGAAACGCATGGAGGAGTG GCATGTGAACCCCTGCCTGGGAGACATCCTCCAGAAGCTGGCCCCGTTCCTGAAGATGTACGGGGAGTACGTGAAGAACTTTGAGACGGCCATGGAGCTGCTGACTTCCTGGACCCAGAGGTCGGCCCCCTTCAGGACCATCATCCAGGACATCCAG AGAGAGGAGCGTTGTGGGAGCCTCAGTCTGCAGCACCACATGTTGGAGCCGGTCCAGAGGATCCCTCGCTACGAGCTGCTGCTCAAAGACTACCTGCACCGCCTGCCCCCCCACGCCCCGGACTACAGGGACACCCAGA AGTCTCTTGAACTCATCGCAACGGCAGCAGAACATTCTAATGCTGCTATAAAGAAGatg GAGCGCATGAGGAAGCTGCTGATGGTGTACGAGCTGCTGGGCGGGGAGGAGGACATCGTCAGCCCGTCTAACGAGCTCGTTAAGGAGGGACACATCCTCAAGCTGTCCAATAAGAACGGGACGTCCCAGGACCGCTACCTCATCCTG tTTAACGACCGACTGCTGTACTGCGTCCCGAAGCTgcgtctgattggtcagaagtTTGGCGTCCGAGCGCGTATCTACGTGGAGGGCATGGAG CTGAAGGAAACCAGCAGTGTTGCCGTTCCAAGAACATTCCTAGTTTCTGGAAAACAACGTTCACTGGAACTACAAGCCAG aacagaagaggagaagaaagatTGGATCAAa gccaTCCAGGAGGTGATCCAGAGACATGAGCAGACCGTCGAGAGCTTCAGAAACAATGAGTCCACACCCCCCCACTCcccg gtggagcTGGGCAGGCGGGCCCCCACGCCCatcagagagaaggaggtgacGCTCTGCATGACCTGCCAGGAGCCCTTCAACTCCATCACCAAGAGACGCCACCACTGTAGAGCCTGCGGACAC GTGGTTTGTGGGAAGTGTTCCGAGTTCCGAGCTCGTCTGTCATACGAC CAACCCAACAACCGGACCAACCGCGTGTGTGTCGACTGCTACGCCACGCTGCTGGGAGTCCCGCCCCCGCCCGCCACGCTGGCCAATCTCACGCAGAGGAGACGATCCATCCTAGAG aaacaggcGTCCCTGGCAGCAGAGAACAGCGTGATGTGCAGCTGCCTGTActaccaggagagaggaggtgggcggggctggcaGAAGGCCTGGTTCATCATCCCTGAGAAGGAACCCCTGGTGCTCTACATATACGGCGCTCCTCAG gaCGTCAAGGCCCAGAGGAGcgtccctctgattggctggcagGTTTCCCTCCCTGAGTCATGTGATCGCCGCCACGCCTTCAAGATGACCCAAAGTCACATGACCCTGCTGTTCAGCGCCGAGAGGGAGGAGCTACAGACGCGCTGGATGGATGTCCTATCACGTGCTGccaagggggaggagccagtcAACCACAGTCCAATCGCAGAGTGTCTggacgaggagggggaggagccagcagCAGAGAACACGTGA